DNA sequence from the Hippopotamus amphibius kiboko isolate mHipAmp2 chromosome 1, mHipAmp2.hap2, whole genome shotgun sequence genome:
atctcccagaTGCTGGGGAGGAGACCCAGCCCTCGCCTTGCTTCCAGTGGCGTACGAATAAGAAAGCAGAGGGACCCGTTCcttctgcccaccccctccccaccccgccgctgctcctccaccctgccccacccactgCCAGCCTTGGTCTCTCGGCCACCCCGCCCGGCTCTGCCAAGGGCTCAGGTCCCGGGGACATTGCGGGGCAGGGGTGGCAGCACACGAACCATGCGATACCAAGAAGGGGGCACTATAGGGTGCTATACCCATGCCCACTCTCCCTTCATGCgacctctttctcctcctctctcttggCCCATATCTTGACTCCGCTTTCCTCTCATTCTTTCCCTCTGTTTTCCtgtctgccccctccctgccaagGTCCTCTCGGAATGGCCCCTACACAAACTCCCAGGCTGCCCAGGGCCGCCAGTCAACCTCTGTGTGCCCCTCCTGGATGGGGCTGAGCCACtaacccccctccctcctccccttatcccctccctcagccccggCTTGGGTTTCATCTCCCCCATGTCTCTGTGACAACCGCTTCTCATGTCCGGAGTTCAGGTGACATTTACAAGGTCCCCATGGAAGAGTTAGGATGTCATCCGATCAGGGCTCATTGTCCAGCCCCTCAAGCCTGGGGAAGGATGGGGACACCTGATCTGAGACACCTGAGCTGCCCCCTGAGGCTGTGGAGGGGCCAACTGTCCCAAGGCCAAGGGAAAGAGGCCCCCTGGCTTGGCAGTTCCCTCTCCTCAACAGACCCCTCcatttttcccctcctctctcccagcccctcgGATTCAGAGGACCTTATGCAGTCAACCTTTATCTCCCCTAACACATACCATTCTCCCTGGTGCCACTGTCCTCACATTGCCCAAGTGAGGCCTGGGGGTAGGAGTGGCCAGCAGCAGAGACAAGATCTCACAGgtgtcttctccccctccctgggAGCCCTGGCTCCAGGGAAAAGGCTCAGacattcctctttcccttcccaccACCGCCCCATAGAAGGGTTGATtctgcagagaaagaagaggaaccaAACTAGAGGTAATGGAGGGAAGCCAAAGAGGCATGTTCAGGAGAGAAGAGTGTAGAAGGACCAAGAGAGGCCCCTAGTCCGCTGACAAAACTCAGAGGCAGTAAGACACCCCGCCCCCCACGAACCCTGGGCCACCCACTCGGACTGCCACCCTCTCCACCAGGCCGACCATGGGCACAGACTAGCTCCTTGCTAGGGGTAGGCAACGCAGTCAAGGCTGGGGAGGGAACCCCAGTCCACCATCTCCAACAGCAGAGCTTGGCTATGCTAGGCAGGCAAGTCCAGGGTAAAAATAGAGCCAGAGGAAGCCAGGCTGGGTCCTGTGACCACCCCCGcctgcctgccccaccctcctCAGTGTCTGTCCAGGCAGCCAGGAGCAACTGCAGAGGCCACCGCAGGCCTCTAGCGCCAGTCCTGCTCCAGCTGCTCTTTCCTCCATGCCCAAAGCCCTGACTCCCGCTGGCTGGGGTATGGGTTGGAAGGGCACAGAGAATGAGTTTAGACTTAGGTCTGTTTGTGTAAAAATCTCAGGAAGGATAAATGGTGGTGGGGCTCCGATTTCATGGCTCTTTGAGCTGTGGGACCCTACCCCAACCCCAGCTACCCCAGGCATGGTCCCCAGCTCACTTCCATGGTGGGACGTGGGTAGGTGAGCTGCAAGATGGGCTCTGAGCTGGAGACGGCGATGGAGACTCTCATCAATGTGTTCCACGCCCACTCGGGCAAGGAGGGGGACAAGTACAAGCTGAGCAAGAAGGAGCTGAAAGAGCTGCTGCAGACGGAGCTCTCCGGCTTTCTGGACGTGAGCACAGTGCGGGGGTGCGGGGTGGagtgggtgaggggtgggggaacaGAGTGGGCACCTCCCTgccatctccccaccccaccccagctcagcccaaccatctccttcctcccccaggctcccctcctcctctgggtTCAAGGCAAAATGCCCTGGTTTACTTATCACCTGTTAAGGGCTAGGCCCTGTGCAGATGCATCAGTAACAAAACACACAGTCTAGAAGGGAAAGACTGACACTGGAAAGTAAATCTTGAATACCAGGAAGCACCCAGGGCCTTAACAGAGGTGCCTGAAAGGATTATGGGAGAATATTAACCTGACTGAAGTGGGACTTCTTCTCCAAAGAGGTGGCACTCGGGCCCCTGGAAGATTATTAGGGTAAATGAAGACATTTTAGGAGGAGGTACAGTATCTGAAGAAgagtagagaagaaagaagatggaGCGTGCTTGGTAGTTTTGACGGGACTGAAGGATGCAGAAAAGAAGCCACTAGAAAGTGTACCAGCTTTGAGATTTTatgagacctgggttcaaattctggcagTGCCACTCTCTAGCTGTGTGAATTTGGGCATGTTCTTTAACCACCGACTGTCAACTTGTTTTTTCTCTAGAATGGGAATAATGAAACCTACTTCATACTATTTGTGctagaattaaatgagacagtgCTTGTAAAGCTCCTAGTGTAGTCCTTGTCACATTGCAGGCACTCAACATAGggtaattgtttttattaatctGCCTTACTAAGGAGATGATTCTGTAGGCAACAGGAAGCCACAACTGTTTTCTTCGTTTTGAGGAGGGCAGAAATAGTCCCGTAACTAGAAGTAGTCCTCCCTCTTGCTCATCTCTGCCTCCTTATCCCCAATCAACCACCCCCCATGCCCCGACTCAGTGCTATTGATCTCCCTATACATCTacctctccatctcctccctccacAGGCCCAGAAGGATGCGGATGCTGTGGACAAGGTGATGAAGGAGCTAGACGAGAATGGAGATGGAGAGGTGGACTTCCAGGAGTATGTGGTGCTCGTGGCTGCCCTCACAGTGGCCTGTAACAACTTCTTCTGGGAGAACAGTTGAGCAGACGGCCCCAGTGGGCAGCGCCCTTCCCCTCCACACTGCCGTACCTACCCCttcaccctgctttcccctcaCCCCACTTTTCCCTCCCCACAACAAGGGCGCAAGAGTCGTGGGCCAGGCCTGCAACTCATCTTTCATTAAAGGCTCCTCTCTCACCAGCTGCCAGCTGCTGTCTGTCTCCTTTGGGGTATGGAAGTGGGTGGGGAAATGAAGGCTGCTCACTCCCAACTTGCCTTATTTGGGGAGGGATCTTATTTGGAGAGAGGTCAAGGGACCATTACATCTTCCTACTTAAGGAATGCTCAAGGCCCAGGAAGGTTGGGGTTCAAGGTTCCAGCTGGAAGTGGAGATGACATCAGCTTCTCAGCTATAAAGCCAGGAGAATTTCCCTTCAACCTCACTGAAGACCTACCATGGGCTAGACATCGTATGAGAACTAAGgacacagcagtgagcaaaaTAAACACAACCCTCAACGTCACATAAGTAAAGTCCAGCAAGGGtgccaaaatattaaatatgcacACAAACATGCTAGAAAGGAAAACGCAAGGATCTGATGCATGTGTATGGGGGCAGGGGTGTGTCGAAGatgtgttcattcactcattcttcaaACCTTTGAGCTTTTTATTGTGTGTCCAGGCATAAAGAAAATCCGGGATAGGTCTGCATCAAAATCCACGTGGATGGATGGCAGATGGCAAGAGAGGACATGGAAGGGGGAGCAGGGACACAAAGGTCCCCCTAAATAAAGATTTAACAATATTCAGGCCAAGTTGGGGAGGGAAGTGAAGAGGAAAATATGGACTGGAGGTGGTGAGTAGGGCAGGATCCAATAGAGATGTGCTCCCAGCACTGGCCCCCAGGCCTTGGCTAGGGCATTTATGGCAATCCACAACTCTCTTACCGGGGCCGGGGTGAACGATGAGGGGAAAACCAGTGCAAATTACCCGGGCCGGTAATCCGCAAGGGAGACGGAGGAATGTTGGCATAAAGAATTGTAGCTGGTCTGCCTTAGCTTGAGGGGTGGGGGGACGCACGAGGAAATACGAACATCTTTTTCAGGGGGACCGAATGGGCTCCAGCGACCCAAATCACTAACTGCAGCCCCCCTAAAAGCTTAGAGCGTgtacttccctgatggtccagtggcagggggcccaggttccatccctggtcagggaactagattccctatgccgcaactaaaagatcctgcctgccacaactaaagatccctcaagccacaacGAGGATCCCTCATCTTGCGTGCCATAaccaagacccgatgcagccaaataaatgaataaataaaaattttttttaatttaaaaaataattcattttcaaaaaaaggGATGCCGTTTGGCCACGCCCCTTCCTGGGCGGGGCGCTACCTGTATTGCAGACTGACAGCTTTGCTAAAGCCCCGCCCTCTCCCTAGGGCTCCGCTCTAATCCTCGCGCAGGCGTGGCAGAAATTTTCCCGCCCCCTGGTGGTTCGGCGGATCTGACGTCTGACGTAATTGCGTCGGCGCCATTTTAGCCGGTCCCACTCCGCATTGGGCGTGGCGGCCATTTTGTTTTCGACACCGAAGGGGAGTTGACGGCAGCGGTTGTGGTGAAAGGCAGGAAAGGGCAGGCCGGGCGAGCGGGCGGACCGGCCGACCGAACAGCCAGCCAACAGCAGCGAGCTAACCTAGCAATCTACCGCTTCACACATCTAACCAACCGCCCACCAAGTTAACCCGAGCCCCTCCACCGTCAACTCAGGTTCGGCCGGCCCCCGGCCCGCCTGCCGCAGCCGTGGTGGCAGCCCCGGGAGGAGCACTGGCGTCCGTTTCCTTCGGTACGTGTCTGTGGTGAGAAGGAGGGCCAGAGCCTTGGGGAACGGAGGGGCCCGGCGGACGCGGAACGGCAGCTGGCAGCGTGTGGAGGCAGATAGGGTGTCGGAGACGGAGGCCCGGGAGGG
Encoded proteins:
- the S100A1 gene encoding protein S100-A1: MGSELETAMETLINVFHAHSGKEGDKYKLSKKELKELLQTELSGFLDAQKDADAVDKVMKELDENGDGEVDFQEYVVLVAALTVACNNFFWENS